One window from the genome of Paramisgurnus dabryanus chromosome 20, PD_genome_1.1, whole genome shotgun sequence encodes:
- the LOC135733059 gene encoding uncharacterized protein isoform X1, whose translation MGKNKRGRGMRPPAPVEERWPMPPPRGGFHGPGLPRPMGPHGPRFSVPPHEFGPGPPRMMMMMDGMVDDRRFMDDDPMDFLDRPRFPPFVGFNDGPDPRFYNPDYGCRPQYGPPQFGGGPSDFCAPEFNDRPGFHMMNPMECYPMDRNYGPPPPMDGNLAFGERGGFGPPHDFQGLGPVQPPQAFNAASLPQPPLKTEPPPPPPQQPQKETEPSKSTEAKNDPPETVASKLSAFKKFTSNPPRGRSLGVITFVGNSTGFIEREDLKKFSFVFNAFYGKRTYLVPGVKVHFTVVKNMGKEVATDVKVAPGGTEDIDSTAYEGVVTTTLTDENAKETNPGRVRTIISVDPVNIPFGKADTSITLLLYDRVEFQLVTNVLTNEQRATNIKPIAKETFVLTKEFREKGVIVEKTNETLTIKTKIHGDLTASPADRLSEDELNVKDEVEFTVFTVNDEKKAIRLMKISEGTLSQAEGNEKISNLTSATSPVKDKWKPVTAEPGVVSYDISREKHEGTIVKVAPKTSLTKEEADKREPALGLLLTTLEGTDKKLSFRSCDVITKATMMVGDNVQFNISTNSVTKEERAVNLEILPDSFQTDSNEQRKIGLVVKLDDKSGFIKTQQDPQMIFYMSEVMDETKLHLFEKVEFTAVPNEAVAGGKQAVRVRRVNEAVFTSAPKLEAIGLKEKQKKMTIKLKDPKDRISEEDKGGESKTAVDPNIGKDGTVPSTTLMAELKKEQDKAKTKDDRAQDRSRDSSRRRRSRSRSKETDRRRHSRSRSRDTHRRRHSRSRSRSRDRGSSYRRHRSSSRERRDNRNRRSRSREKHRRSNSRSRSRSRSRERSSRSARKRSRSPENKDDRYKKQTSSKDASNKKRVQDDDVDDELLKKKKELMELDEMIARKKAIVAMELNAKKFEVEVDEDNGVKTFDYQHARCENLWMPEVKPVKSILKKQSDPQTDPHFQASTSKETAPFIQSTGVPFTSIHSQIIGPYDSPDYSTMERNAEKSLRSEEYKKMPSPQIKDPELIRKKRELDELSESIARKRAIIALEQKNRVVSNAPAVKSKFELEMDDQFELPQVKLWSSNVKSSAQPKKSILKKRSELLISQCDPASVDEYGQVKPSQDNSAFTKPAFQSAAASLFPILQPNRSDTFGLFNKVINQSSATLHVAEPSPFNQPAVVPKSLTQASNPRPLHEQKPLGMSKPSSSHEAQHRGISPHDHLYRQSPSTSQTSPPDPKRTVTQMERFLSALNKADQGILSSLFQEARKGLDLMSEKKQPQPQLDRKIPFMDDIYDPFEDEDDNNEPPPVREDLGRHSVHKRVKSPMETETQFEDDLLPHERALKDGSGFSWLVGTKYGGQPTENTERKLPFGHQMASDIQHVQRAEPNWFSEQYKPPYDDDNLRVAQQIDYASDPNLYSEGSRPAQNRSVDQNVQHSYIKDREMPDSRFAQSVARQQSEESNEEINEKKEQFEKIQSLLQTIGLELDTGEVSKLADRTRERLYGKTVKRHSSSSHSVDVNRELSVSRSDRESSRADSSDNEGFRSVSPAQSSSRRVYMSYKDSVKDKDPHKVENVDLTSIKRTIMNAKSAEDMLNPSTPSSEKTTGSSVSYQPPSSHVLPTVVAGGSQYPPPNPTIPNSPASQYSYYSNQQNPWSVPYSADSSQNPKVQYSPFPYGTMPPPSNSAYAGFQPVPSTTSYGSYTTQTVNNSYPLGTQPVPVSYGPPVGQPINVVSSTQPVRCLKTIEIVDVKSVSTSNIQPVSTSNRVLSTINLQSATPAKEEEAGKNQVAAITEDDIKAKQKKRLEQFNQRMKLKKEQQMEALRARGLKQSSTPGKSIPNEIKNVWICGHSLVFWAEKRTTSPEFGMQLGMHRNSVRIWWKGVQGMTWKQLLPLLLQLKDNWPKPDLLIVHLGGNDISATAPETFIETVQKDLTSLKSIFPKCLLVWSDILARQSWRDRGDNKEMDIIRMAVNDSIHNILSKLGGSAVLHDNIKPQLGLYRPDGVHLSGKGIDTFNLNLQDFLEKWESEVEKKAESDPSVQDS comes from the exons atgggaaaaaataaacGTGGAAGAGGGATGCGTCCCCCAGCACCGGTTGAAGAACGATGGCCCATGCCTCCTCCTCGCGGCGGATTCCACGGACCAGGTCTCCCCCGCCCAATGGGTCCACATGGCCCGAGGTTTTCTGTGCCACCACACGAGTTCGGACCGGGACCCCCcagaatgatgatgatgatggatgGCATGGTAGATGATAGACGGTTTATGGATGATGACCCGATGGATTTCCTGGACAGACCGCGTTTTCCACCTTTTGTGGGGTTTAATGACGGACCAGATCCACGCTTTTACAATCCAGACTATGGATGCCGACCGCAGTATGGTCCTCCGCAATTTGGTGGTGGACCTTCAGACTTCTGTGCGCCCGAGTTTAACGATAGACCAGGTTTCCATATGATGAACCCAATGGAGTGTTATCCAATGGACCGAAATTATGGGCCACCACCACCAATGGAT GGCAATCTTGCATTTGGAGAGAGAGGAGGCTTTGGACCACCACATGATTTTCAAGGACTAGGTCCAGTACAACCACCCCAGGCATTTAATGCTGCT AGTTTGCCTCAACCGCCCCTAAAAACCgaaccaccaccaccaccaccacaacAACCTCAAAAGGAAACTGAACCATCGAAATCGACAGAGGCTAAAAATGACCCCCCTGAGACGGTGGCCTCCAAGTTATCAGCATTCAAGAAATTCACATCAAA tccaCCTCGAGGACGCTCATTGGGAGTCATTACATTTGTTGGT AATAGCACTGGCTTCATCGAGCGTGAGGATCTGAAAAAGTTTTCCTTTGTCTTCAATGCTTTTTATGGTAAACGAACTTATCTGGTGCCTGGGGTTAAGGTGCATTTTACTGTTGTGAAGAATATG GGTAAAGAAGTGGCGACTGATGTTAAAGTGGCTCCAGGAGGGACAGAAGACATTGACAGCACGGCGTACGAAGGTGTGGTTACTACAACCCTTACTGAT GAAAATGCGAAGGAGACTAATCCTGGCCGCGTCAGGACCATTATATCCGTGGATCCTGTTAATATTCCCTTTGGAAAGGCTGACACCAGCATAACTCTTCTGCTGTATGATCGTGTGGAGTTCCAGTTAGTGacaaatgtattaactaacGAACAAAGAGCAACAAACATCAAACCAATAGCCAAAGAAACGTTTGTGCTCACCAAGGAATTCAGAGAGAAG GGTGTGATTGTGGAAAAGACCAATGAAACCCTGACCATTAAGACCAAGATTCATGGAGACCTGACTGCCTCTCCTGCCGATCGTTTGTCAGAAGATGAACTGAATGTTAAGGATGAAGTGGAGTTCACAGTTTTCACA GTGAATGACGAAAAGAAGGCCATTCGACTTATGAAGATATCAGAGGGCACCCTTTCTCAAGCAGAAGGCAATGAAAAAATTTCCAACCTAACATCTGCAACTTCCCCTGTGAAAGACAAG TGGAAGCCGGTGACCGCTGAACCTGGAGTTGTGTCCTATGATATAAGCCGTGAGAAACATGAGGGAACAATTGTCAAAGTTGCACCGAAGACTTCCCTAACAAAGGAGGAG GCGGACAAACGTGAGCCTGCCCTGGGTCTTTTGCTTACAACGTTGGAGGGCACAGACAAGAAATTGTCTTTTAGGTCATGTGATGTGATCACAAAAGCCACCATGATGGTCGGTGACAATGTTCAGTTCAACATCTCCACCAACAGCGTAACTAAAGAAGAGCGTGCTGTAAACCTAGAGATTCTACCGGACAGCTTCCAGACAGACTCTAATGAACAACGAAAAATC GGTCTTGTTGTCAAACTGGATGATAAATCTGGCTTCATCAAGACTCAACAGGACCCACAAATGATTTTTTACATGAGTGAGGTCATGGATGAGACCAAACTCCATTTGTTCGAGAAGGTTGAGTTTACAGCAGTGCCG AATGAAGCAGTTGCAGGTGGAAAGCAAGCTGTTAGAGTAAGACGGGTGAATGAGGCCGTCTTCACATCTGCACCAAAGTTAGAGGCCATTGGGTTGAAAGAGAAG CAGAAGAAAATGACCATCAAATTGAAGGATCCAAAGGACAGAATCAGTGAAGAAGACAAAGGCGGTGAATCAAAGACTGCAGT CGATCCAAACATTGGAAAAGATGGGACGGTACCATCTACGACATTGATGGCAGAATTGAAGAAGGAACAAGATAAAGCTAAAACAAAAGATGATAGGGCTCAAGACAGAAGCAGGGACAGTAGTCGCCGCAGGCGTAGTCGCAGCAGAAGCAAAGAAACAGATCGACGCAGACATAGTCGCAGCCGAAGCAGGGATACCCATCGACGCAGACACAGTCGCAGCAGAAGCCGCAGCCGAGACCGAGGAAGCAGCTACAGACGACATCGAAGTTCCAGCCGTGAGAGGAGAGACAACAGGAACAGACGCAGTCGAAGCAGAGAAAAACATCGACGCAGTAACAGTAGAAGTAGAAGCAGAAGCAGAAGCAGAGAGAGAAGTAGTCGAAGTGCTAGGAAGAGAAGCCGGAGCCCAGAGAACAAAGATGATCGGTATAAAAAACAAACCAGCAGTAAAGACGCCAGCAACAAGAAAAGAGTCCAAGATGATGATGTAGATGATGAATTGttgaagaaaaagaaagagcTGATGGAGCTCGATGAGATGATTGCACGTAAGAAAGCCATTGTCGCTATGGagctaaatgcaaaaaaatttgaGGTTGAGGTGGACGAAGACAACGGCGTTAAAACATTTGATTACCAGCATGCGCGTTGCGAGAACCTGTGGATGCCTGAAGTGAAACCAGTTAAGTCCATTTTGAAGAAGCAGTCTGATCCTCAAACCGATCCTCATTTTCAG GCCTCCACAAGCAAGGAAACGGCTCCGTTCATACAGAGCACTGGTGTCCCGTTCACCTCTATACACTCTCAAATAATTGGTCCTTATGACTCGCCTGACTACTCTACAATGGAAAGGAACGCTGAAAAGAGTTTGCGCTCTGAGGAGTACAAGAAGATGCCTTCACCCCAAATAAAGGACCCAGAACTGATTAGGAAAAAAAGGGAGTTAGATGAACTCAGTGAGTCTATAGCACGCAAAAGAGCTATAATTGCCTTAGAACAGAAAAACAGAGTGGTATCGAATGCACCTGCAGTGAAAAGCAAATTTGAGTTGGAAATGGATGACCAGTTTGAACTACCTCAAGTAAAATTATGGAGCTCCAACGTCAAATCCAGTGCTCAACCGAAAAAGTCTATTTTGAAGAAACGCTCTGAGCTTCTCATCTCTCag TGTGACCCGGCCTCCGTTGACGAATATGGTCAAGTCAAGCCTAGTCAAGATAATTCGGCTTTTACTAAACCAGCTTTTCAGTCTGCAGCAGCTTCCCTATTTCCTATTCTACAGCCCAATCGTTCCGATACTTTTGGCTTATTCAACAAAGTCATAAATCAGTCTTCAGCAACCTTACACGTGGCCGAACCATCCCCTTTCAACCAGCCTGCTGTTGTCCCAAAGTCACTTACGCAAGCATCCAATCCAAGACCTTTACATGAACAAAAACCTCTCGGCATGTCCAAACCAAGCAGTTCTCATGAGGCCCAGCACAGGGGGATCTCGCCTCATGACCATCTTTATAGGCAAAGCCCTTCAACAAGTCAGACTTCACCGCCAGATCCGAAACGCACTGTCACACAAATGGAGCGCTTTCTAAGTGCTCTCAACAAGGCTGACCAGGGTATTTTAAGCTCGCTATTTCAAGAGGCTAGAAAGGGTCTTGATTTAATGAGTGAAAAGAAGCAACCTCAACCACAGTTAGATAGAAAAATACCCTTCATGGATGATATTTATGATCCTTTCGAAGATGAAGACGACAACAATGAGCCCCCTCCTGTGAGAGAAGACTTGGGAAGACATTCGGTCCACAAACGGGTTAAAAGCCCAATGGAGACTGAAACCCAATTTGAAGATGACCTCTTGCCTCATGAAAGAGCTTTGAAGGATGGTAGTGGATTTTCTTGGCTTGTTGGAACAAAGTATGGTGGGCAGCCAACAGAAAATACTGAGAGGAAGCTTCCCTTTGGTCATCAAATGGCTTCAGATATTCAGCATGTGCAGCGAGCAGAACCAAACTGGTTTTCTGAACAATACAAACCACCATATGATGATGATAATCTGCGTGTAGCACAACAAATAGATTATGCTAGTGATCCCAATCTGTATAGCGAAGGTAGTCGGCCTGCACAAAACCGGAGTGTCGATCAAAATGTTCAGCACTCTTACATAAAGGACAGAGAGATGCCTGACAGCAGGTTTGCCCAAAGTGTAGCTCGTCAGCAGTCTGAAGAAAGCAATGAGgaaataaatgaaaagaaagaacAGTTTGAAAAGATTCAGAGTCTTCTTCAAACAATCGGACTAGAGTTAGACACAGGAGAGGTTAGCAAATTAGCAGACAGGACAAGAGAAAGGTTGTATGGCAAGACAGTAAAACGTCACAGTTCGTCATCTCATTCTGTAGACGTAAACCGAGAGCTATCCGTGAGCCGATCCGACCGTGAAAGTAGTAGGGCAGATTCCTCAGACAATGAAGGCTTCCGATCGGTTTCTCCAGCTCAGTCCTCTAGTCGTAGGGTTTACATGAGCTACAAGGACTCTGTTAAAGACAAAGACCCACACAAAGTGGAAAATGTGGACCTAACAAGCATTAAAAGGACCATAATGAATGCAAAGTCGGCAGAAGATATGCTGAATCCTTCAACTCCATCATCTGAGAAGACAACAGGTTCTTCAGTTTCCTACCAACCTCCATCCTCGCACGTTTTACCCACAGTTGTAGCTGGCGGTTCCCAGTATCCCCCACCAAACCCAACCATTCCCAACAGTCCGGCTTCACAGTATTCTTACTACAGTAATCAACAAAACCCTTGGAGTGTTCCTTATTCTGCGGATAGCAGTCAGAATCCCAAAGTACAATATTCTCCGTTCCCATATGGCACTATGCCTCCACCTTCTAATtcagcttatgctggttttCAACCAGTGCCCTCAACTACGAGTTATGGTTCGTACACCACACAAACAGTCAATAATTCATATCCTTTGGGTACTCAACCTGTACCAGTTTCTTATGGGCCTCCTGTAGGACAACCCATTAACGTTGTCTCCTCCACACAACCTGTTAGGTGCCTCAAAACAATAGAAATTGTTGATGTTAAATCAGTAAGTACGAGTAATATTCAACCAGTAAGTACGAGTAATAGAGTTCTTAGTACCATTAATCTCCAAAGCGCGACTCCGGCGAAGGAGGAGGAAGCTGGGAAAAACCAAGTGGCTGCCATAACAGAGGACGACATCAAGGCGAAACAGAAGAAAAGG CTTGAACAGTTTAACCAGAGAATGAAGCTGAAGAAAGAGCAGCAAATGGAAGCCCTGCGAGCACGTGGACTAAAACAAAGTTCAACTCCAG GAAAAAGCATCCCCAATGAGATAAAGAATGTGTGGATATGTGGCCACTCACTGGTGTTTTGGGCTGAGAAGAGAACAACTTCACCCGAGTTCGGTATGCAGTTGGGCATGCACCGCAACAGTGTCCGTATCTGGTGGAAGGGTGTGCAGGGCATGACGTGGAAACAGCTCTTACCTTTGCTACTCCAGCTCAAAGACAACTGGCCCAAACCTGACCTTCTCATAGTTCACCTGGGTGGAAATGACATAAGCGCAACTGCTCCAGAGACTTTCATTGAGACTGTGCAGAAAGATCTTACCTCGCTGAAAAGCATATTCCCCAAATGTCTCCTGGTGTGGTCGGACATCCTCGCACGACAGTCCTGGAGGGATAGAGGAGACAACAAAGAAATGGACATTATTCGCATGGCCGTTAATGACAGCATACATAACATTTTGTCTAAACTTGGTGGCTCTGCTGTGCTTCATGACAACATAAAGCCACAGTTAGGACTCTATAGACCAGATGGTGTTCACCTCTCTGGTAAGGGCATTGACACCTTTAATCTGAACCTGCAGGATTTTCTGGAGAAGTGGGAGAGTGAGGTTGAGAAAAAGGCAGAGTCTGACCCGTCAGTTCAGGATTcctaa